In Labilibaculum sp. DW002, the genomic window TGGATTATACATGGTTTTCAAAAAAATAAAATATTTGCTGATGAATTAATTGAATTGGGCTGTTACCTATCTTTTGGTAAAGCCTTATTTACAAACAAGAAGTTACGAGCCCTTTTTTGCTCGCTTCCAACAAGGCAAATCTTTCTTGAAACAGACGAAAGTGATGTTTCCATTAAAGAAATCTACAATAAAGTTGCGGATATAAAAGAGATGGAAGTGGAGAGTTTAAAAAAAGAGCTATTTAAAAATTTTAAGACCTGTTTTAAGAAGTGATGAGTACAGAATGGTTAAGCAGAACGGAACTGCTTTTAGGAAATGACAAGCTAAACAAGCTAAAGTCAGCACATGTTTTGGTGGTTGGATTAGGTGGTGTTGGTGCATATGCAGCCGAACAAATTTGCAGAGCTGGCGTTGGAGAAATGACAATTGTAGATGGAGATGATATTGAATCGACCAATATTAATCGTCAATTACCAGCAAGCATAAGTAATTTAGGTAAAGACAAAGCCCTTGTTATGGGAGAACGTTTACTAGATATCAATCCCAATCTAAAACTCAACATCATTAACGAATATCTGAGAGAAGAAAGAATGATTGAAGTCTTGCGAGAGCGAAGCTATGATTATGTCGTTGATGCCATTGACACTCTAGCACCTAAACTTTTCTTAATCTATCATAGCCTTCAAAACAAGCTAAATATTGTAAGTGCAATGGGTGCTGGGGGAAAAATGGATCCTACAAAAATTCAGGTGACCGATATTTCCAAATCGTACAACTGCCGACTAGCGCGAATGTTACGAAAAAAACTTCATCAACTAGGTGTTCGAAAGGGTGTTCAAGTTGTATTTTCACCTGAAGATGTTTCCAAAGATGCTGTTGTGATCGCAGAAAGTAAAAATAAAAAATCTAATGTTGGTACCATTTCATATATGCCTCCATTGTTTGGATGTTTCTGCTCTTCAGTTGTAATTAATGGCCTACTTGCTAGCTCGGAGCAAAACCTTAATTAAAGCTAAATTTACTTAAAACTCAATTGCCTTTCCAATAAATTAGCTACATTGAAAATTAAATAACTCTTACCATATTTTAATATTTGTCCGCTATGACTTTTTATGATATTCTTTCTTCTCCAATTGGCAATTTATTAATGGTTGCCAATGAAAATGGATTAAATAAAATCCTTTTTGAAGATGAAAATCAGCTAAACAAAATAGACGACACATGGATTAATGATACTGATCGACTCAAAGAAATTAGCAATCAGCTTAAAGCCTATTTTGCAAAAGAATTGACCGAATTCGATTTAAAATTGGCTCCTGAAGGAACTGCTTTCCAAAAACAAATTTGGAAACAGTTACAAGAAATTCCATTTGGTGAGGTATGTTCTTATCAAGATATAGCCCTTTCCATAAATAAACCAAATGCTTGCCGTGCAATTGGCATGGCGAATTCCTTAAACCCAATTCCGGTTATTATTCCTTGTCATAGAGTTATTGGAAAAAATGGCAAACTTACTGGTTACGCAGGTGGCCTAGAAACAAAAGCAAAACTACTTGGCTTGGAAAATATTGATCTAAGTAATTCAAAAAGTCAATACCAACTCTTTTAGTATAAAATACATTTAATAATTAGCTCGCAATCACTCTTATTCAACCCTACTCGAGTTTACTTGAATAAGGGCCATAAATACGTAAAATAGCTTTGATATCAGTTTCAAATAGTATAACTTGCCACTCGCAATTTACTAGCTGAATGCCTTTATTTTAGCTAATTAATATTGTGTTAAATATCAAAAAACAAATAAACAGTTACATGAGTAAAATTTTAGGACATAGTTTCCACATTCCAGTAATGGGAACCGGATTTACCGTTGATACTCCTGTAAAAGTGGCTCATTTAGGAATTTCATCAGTTGTTTCAATTGTTGATGATATCCTACTTGAAAAAATGAGAGAGCTGTATTGCACAAAACTCAGCTTACCATTTAAGCCAATAACGGAAAAAACAAAAGACTTTCGTGCCGAAAGAATTACTTCTTATCTAAATTTAATGGATAAGATTGTAAAAGAGAAGTTCGAAAACTTGAAAACTTCCGTACAGGAGAAAAAAGAAGATCTTGAAGAGTATCTTGATTTACTACCTGATTTTTCAGAAGTGAAAAAAGAATTCAAGGAAAAATTTGATGACAATTCTTACGTAAAAGAAGCAAAAGAATGGTTAACGAATAATCTTCCTCTTGGATCGATTGATGTAAACATCATGACCAAGTTAGATAAGGATAATTTTTATGAAGGTGAGCAATTGCCAGCAGAATATAACGACGCACATGCAGCTCTTCGTGGATTTGCCATGAGTAACCTGGAGAGCTCCATGGTTTTATCTGCGGGTATGAACCCTCGCTTATATGGATACCTAGAACAATTCGAAGATTTTTATCCTGATGAAACAGGATATATCAAGAAAAAGATTGTTCTTAAAGTAAGTGATTACCGCTCTGCATTAATACAGGGGAAATATCTTGCTAAAAAGGGAATCTGGA contains:
- a CDS encoding tRNA threonylcarbamoyladenosine dehydratase yields the protein MSTEWLSRTELLLGNDKLNKLKSAHVLVVGLGGVGAYAAEQICRAGVGEMTIVDGDDIESTNINRQLPASISNLGKDKALVMGERLLDINPNLKLNIINEYLREERMIEVLRERSYDYVVDAIDTLAPKLFLIYHSLQNKLNIVSAMGAGGKMDPTKIQVTDISKSYNCRLARMLRKKLHQLGVRKGVQVVFSPEDVSKDAVVIAESKNKKSNVGTISYMPPLFGCFCSSVVINGLLASSEQNLN
- a CDS encoding methylated-DNA--[protein]-cysteine S-methyltransferase produces the protein MTFYDILSSPIGNLLMVANENGLNKILFEDENQLNKIDDTWINDTDRLKEISNQLKAYFAKELTEFDLKLAPEGTAFQKQIWKQLQEIPFGEVCSYQDIALSINKPNACRAIGMANSLNPIPVIIPCHRVIGKNGKLTGYAGGLETKAKLLGLENIDLSNSKSQYQLF